One region of Deinococcus budaensis genomic DNA includes:
- a CDS encoding phospholipase D-like domain-containing protein: MSAAVPSRPLAWLLALLVLLAGPWPGAGARGRVFPGGLTVVRGALPPPDLAALDGLGLNRCPPPEAPLDRLLYDRTVGEGAALSCGNRIDGLLHFPQAHPFQADPAGGAQPRTSQAQGGFGALYARLRQTRRELLIANMVWDDGPEAPGAGVARVIAELRRDLAEHPDRYPAGLTVRILLGNTVRLDALLDPTASAYAAARHLLAAGVPLLGDTVPGWRLELANYAYALPHSHLKLVVQDGEALLAGGYNISFFHVPAGLPGGLDLTDLALAVRGPAARHGAAAFRDSWELSRRLSCRAVPTPQTLRRDCAFSAPTDPYPLLWPGPAAAAGGAHVYPLYRRRSYPDADEAVTALFGASERSIDLMQSQISGTLGCLGDLAEEPGCPPERQLPVWRAVVGAVRERGVTVRLLLDYDPLLQAETLGLLRGLHAELAPLGLAGHVQARWYGPAGGLHTKAALIDGAMLTVGSQNLHHSGFGPLGLNEYTLATSDPGAITEYRQMFAFEWARSRAIVAPWWLPAGPPSPVPAADE, encoded by the coding sequence ATGTCCGCCGCCGTGCCCTCCCGCCCTCTCGCGTGGCTGCTCGCCCTGCTGGTGCTGCTGGCGGGGCCGTGGCCGGGCGCCGGGGCGCGGGGGCGGGTCTTTCCCGGCGGTCTGACCGTGGTGAGGGGAGCGCTGCCCCCGCCCGACCTCGCGGCGCTCGACGGCCTGGGCCTCAACCGCTGCCCGCCACCGGAGGCGCCGCTGGACCGCCTGCTCTACGACCGCACGGTGGGCGAGGGCGCGGCGCTGAGCTGCGGCAACCGGATCGACGGCCTGCTGCACTTTCCCCAGGCGCACCCTTTCCAGGCGGACCCGGCGGGGGGCGCCCAGCCGCGCACCTCCCAGGCCCAGGGAGGCTTCGGCGCGCTGTACGCCCGGCTGCGCCAGACGAGGCGCGAGCTGCTGATCGCCAACATGGTCTGGGATGACGGCCCAGAGGCCCCCGGCGCCGGGGTCGCGCGGGTGATCGCCGAGCTGCGCCGCGACCTCGCCGAACACCCGGACCGCTATCCGGCGGGCCTGACCGTGCGGATTCTGCTGGGCAACACCGTCCGGCTCGACGCGCTGCTCGACCCCACCGCCAGCGCCTACGCGGCGGCGCGGCACCTGCTGGCGGCGGGCGTGCCGCTGCTGGGCGACACGGTGCCCGGCTGGCGGCTCGAACTCGCCAACTACGCCTACGCGCTGCCGCACAGCCACCTCAAGCTGGTCGTGCAAGACGGCGAGGCGCTGCTGGCGGGCGGCTACAACATCAGCTTCTTTCACGTGCCCGCAGGCCTCCCCGGCGGGCTGGACCTGACCGACCTCGCGCTGGCGGTGCGCGGCCCCGCTGCCCGCCACGGGGCCGCCGCCTTCCGCGACAGCTGGGAGCTGAGCCGCAGGCTGAGCTGCCGGGCCGTGCCCACCCCGCAGACCCTGCGCCGCGACTGCGCCTTCAGCGCGCCGACCGACCCCTACCCGCTGCTGTGGCCCGGCCCGGCGGCCGCCGCCGGAGGCGCCCACGTCTATCCCCTCTACCGGCGGCGCAGCTATCCGGACGCCGACGAGGCGGTCACGGCGCTGTTCGGCGCCTCGGAAAGAAGCATCGACCTGATGCAGTCGCAGATCAGCGGCACGTTGGGGTGCCTGGGCGACCTCGCCGAGGAGCCGGGGTGCCCGCCGGAGCGTCAGTTGCCGGTGTGGCGGGCGGTGGTGGGGGCGGTTCGCGAGCGCGGGGTCACCGTGCGGCTGCTGCTCGATTACGACCCCCTGCTTCAGGCCGAGACGCTGGGGCTGCTGCGTGGGCTGCACGCCGAACTGGCCCCGCTGGGGCTGGCCGGGCACGTCCAGGCCCGCTGGTACGGCCCGGCGGGCGGCCTGCACACCAAGGCCGCCCTGATCGACGGCGCGATGCTCACGGTGGGCAGCCAGAACCTGCACCATTCGGGCTTCGGACCGCTGGGTCTGAACGAGTACACGCTCGCCACCAGCGATCCCGGGGCCATCACCGAGTACAGGCAGATGTTCGCTTTCGAGTGGGCGCGCAGCCGGGCCATCGTGGCGCCGTGGTGGCTGCCCGCCGGTCCGCCGTCTCCGGTGCCCGCAGCAGACGAGTAG
- a CDS encoding MOSC domain-containing protein, whose product MKILSVNVGQPTAVQVGGRTVVSGIRKHPVPGRVRVTAAGLDGDRVMNRKHHGGPDQAVYVYTREDYDHWAELLGRPLEPGTFGENLLLSGLESAEVQVGERFRAGSVLLEVTACRIPCGTLGARLGDAGFVKRFAAARRPGFYAQVLEAGDLGHGDPVTREAAPAGAPRVVDTFDLWFGPAPAREELERWLGYPLGARLRRGVEELLDR is encoded by the coding sequence ATGAAGATCCTCAGCGTGAACGTGGGCCAGCCTACCGCCGTGCAGGTGGGGGGGCGCACGGTCGTGAGCGGCATCCGCAAGCATCCGGTGCCGGGCCGCGTGCGGGTGACGGCGGCGGGGCTGGACGGCGACCGGGTGATGAACCGCAAACACCACGGCGGCCCCGATCAGGCTGTCTACGTCTACACCCGCGAGGACTACGACCACTGGGCCGAGCTGCTGGGCCGCCCCCTGGAGCCGGGGACCTTCGGCGAGAACCTGCTGCTGAGCGGCCTGGAATCGGCGGAGGTCCAGGTCGGTGAGCGCTTCCGGGCCGGTTCCGTGCTGCTGGAGGTCACGGCCTGCCGGATTCCCTGCGGCACGCTGGGTGCCCGCCTGGGCGACGCGGGTTTCGTGAAGCGCTTCGCGGCCGCCCGCCGCCCCGGCTTCTACGCCCAGGTGTTGGAGGCGGGCGACCTGGGCCACGGCGACCCGGTCACCCGCGAGGCCGCCCCCGCCGGAGCGCCCCGCGTCGTGGACACCTTCGACCTGTGGTTCGGCCCCGCGCCCGCGCGGGAAGAGCTGGAGCGCTGGCTGGGCTACCCGCTGGGCGCGCGCCTGCGCCGGGGCGTGGAGGAGCTGTTGGACAGATGA
- a CDS encoding GNAT family N-acetyltransferase — MTAQQRQEEKRRLLAAYDAQLREGAEMASATSYDRAGPLWRGKFGDRGFVSYRSLEGYTGQALDALIARTVSHYAADPQIASAEWKTRGHDAPADLAARLQAHGFQPEEEETVMAGEARHLVQPPGLPEGVRVRRIDHLPDPFPEVVRAAEAQSRAFGFPFGVEDFLRRLDKNRGQVELWVAETAQEVVCVGRLEVVPGTEFAGLWGGGTLPEWRGRGIYRALTAARAQAALDRGVRYLYSDCTAYSRPILERSGLLPITTTTPYVWTRP, encoded by the coding sequence ATGACGGCGCAGCAGCGCCAGGAAGAAAAGCGCCGCCTGCTGGCCGCCTACGACGCCCAGTTGCGTGAGGGGGCCGAGATGGCGTCGGCCACCAGTTACGACCGCGCCGGGCCGCTGTGGCGCGGGAAGTTCGGCGACCGGGGCTTCGTCTCCTACCGCTCCCTGGAGGGCTACACCGGACAGGCCCTGGATGCCCTGATCGCCCGAACGGTCAGCCATTACGCCGCCGACCCCCAGATCGCTTCCGCCGAATGGAAGACGCGGGGGCACGACGCACCGGCCGACCTCGCTGCCCGGCTCCAGGCGCACGGCTTCCAACCGGAGGAGGAGGAGACCGTCATGGCCGGTGAGGCCCGGCACCTCGTTCAGCCGCCCGGCTTGCCAGAAGGCGTCCGCGTGCGCCGCATCGACCATCTGCCCGACCCCTTTCCCGAAGTGGTCCGGGCGGCCGAGGCGCAGAGCCGGGCGTTCGGCTTCCCCTTTGGAGTCGAGGACTTTTTGCGGCGTCTGGACAAAAATCGCGGCCAGGTGGAGCTGTGGGTCGCCGAAACGGCCCAGGAGGTCGTCTGCGTGGGCCGCCTGGAAGTGGTGCCCGGCACGGAGTTCGCGGGCCTGTGGGGCGGGGGCACCCTCCCGGAGTGGCGCGGCAGAGGAATCTACCGGGCACTGACCGCCGCGCGGGCACAGGCGGCGCTGGACCGTGGGGTCCGGTATCTCTACAGCGACTGCACGGCGTATTCGCGGCCCATCCTGGAGCGCAGCGGTCTGCTGCCCATCACGACCACGACACCTTACGTCTGGACCCGTCCGTAG
- the msrA gene encoding peptide-methionine (S)-S-oxide reductase MsrA has translation MISQSGEQRQQAILAGGCFWCTEAVMQDVRGVLKVESGYIGGQTPTPDYESVCSGRTGHAEAVRVTFDPSQVSFKDLLTLFFATHDPTSLNRQGADVGTQYRSAVFPLTPGQEQETREVIADLTAQDVFGRPIVTTIEPASEFHVAEAYHQNYYARNPRQGYCMAVIAPKVSKLRKEYGDRLRA, from the coding sequence ATGATTTCCCAGAGCGGCGAGCAGAGGCAGCAGGCGATCCTGGCAGGCGGGTGCTTCTGGTGTACCGAGGCCGTGATGCAGGATGTGCGCGGTGTGCTGAAGGTGGAAAGCGGATACATCGGGGGGCAGACCCCCACCCCCGACTACGAGAGCGTGTGCAGCGGCCGGACCGGGCACGCCGAGGCGGTGCGGGTGACTTTCGACCCCTCGCAGGTGAGCTTCAAGGACCTGCTGACGCTGTTTTTCGCCACCCACGACCCCACCAGCCTCAACCGGCAGGGCGCCGACGTGGGCACCCAGTACCGCTCGGCGGTCTTTCCGCTGACGCCCGGGCAGGAGCAGGAGACGCGCGAGGTGATCGCGGACCTGACGGCGCAGGACGTGTTTGGCCGCCCCATCGTGACCACCATCGAACCGGCCAGCGAGTTTCACGTCGCCGAGGCCTACCACCAGAACTACTACGCCCGCAACCCACGCCAGGGCTACTGCATGGCCGTGATCGCCCCGAAGGTTTCCAAGCTCCGCAAGGAATACGGCGACCGTCTGCGGGCCTGA